A window of the Falco rusticolus isolate bFalRus1 chromosome 1, bFalRus1.pri, whole genome shotgun sequence genome harbors these coding sequences:
- the RBPMS gene encoding LOW QUALITY PROTEIN: RNA-binding protein with multiple splicing (The sequence of the model RefSeq protein was modified relative to this genomic sequence to represent the inferred CDS: inserted 1 base in 1 codon) — translation MSSLPADRXGGPADTGLPEEEVRTLFVSGLPLDIKPRELYLLFRPFKGYEGSLIKLTSKQPVGFVSFDSRSEAEAAKNALNGIRFDPEIPQTLRLEFAKANTKMAKSKLVGTPNPSTPLPTAVPQFIAREPYELTVPALYPSSPEVWGPYPLYPAELAPALPPPAFTYPASLHAQMRWLPPSEAGSQGWKSRQFC, via the exons ATGAGCAGCCTCCCCGCCGacc ggggcggccccgccgaCACTGGCCTGCCCGAGGAGGAG gTGAGGACGCTCTTTGTCAGCGGGTTGCCTCTGGATATCAAGCCCCGGGAACTTTACCTGCTCTTCAGGCCCTTTAAG GGGTACGAAGGGTCTCTCATCAAACTCACCTCCAAGCAG cccgTGGGCTTCGTCAGCTTTGATAGCCGCTCCGAGGCAGAGGCGGCGAAGAACGCGCTGAAC GGCATCCGCTTCGACCCCGAGATCCCCCAGACGCTGCGGCTGGAGTTCGCCAAGGCGAACACCAAGATGGCCAAGAGCAAGCTGGTGGGCACCCCCAACCCCAGCACACCTCTCCCCACCGCCGTACCTCAGTTCATCGCCCGGGAGCCCT aTGAGCTCACAGTGCCTGCACTTTACCCCAGTAGCCCTGAAGTGTGGGGGCCATACCCTCTGTACCCAGCGGAGTTAGCACCTGCTCTACCTCCTCCTGCTTTCACCTATCCCGCTTCGCTGCACGCCCAG ATGCGCTGGCTCCCTCCCTCCGAGGCTGGTTCTCAGGGCTGGAAGTCCCGTCAGTTCTGCTGA
- the DCTN6 gene encoding LOW QUALITY PROTEIN: dynactin subunit 6 (The sequence of the model RefSeq protein was modified relative to this genomic sequence to represent the inferred CDS: inserted 2 bases in 1 codon) yields the protein MAEKVQKSVKIAPGAVVCVESEIRGDVTIGPRTVIHPKARIIAEAGPIVIGEGNLIEEQALIINGYPENITPEAEEVEPKPMVIGTNNVFEVGCYSQAMKVGDNNVIESKAFVGRNVILTSGCIIGVCCNVNTYEVIPETPSSMGXDCLRRVQTERPQPQTLQLDFLMKILPNYHHLKKTMKAASTPVKS from the exons ATGGCGGAGAAGGTGCAGAAGAG CGTGAAGATCGCGCCGGGGGCCGTGGTGTGCGTGGAGAGCGAGATCCGCGGGGACGTGACCATCG GACCCCGCACGGTGATCCACCCCAAGGCCAGGATCATCGCCGAGGCGGGACCGATCGTCATCGGGGAGGGCAACTTGATCGAGGAGCAGGCGCTCATCATCAATGG GTATCCAGAGAATATTACACCCGAAGCGGAGGAGGTGGAGCCCAAGCCAATGGTCATTGGCACCAACAATGTTTTTGAGGTTGGGTGTT ATTCCCAAGCAATGAAGGTGGGAGATAACAACGTCATTGAATCCAAAG CATTTGTTGGCAGGAATGTGATCCTGACGAGTGGCTGCATCATCGGGGTCTGCTGTAATGTCAACACCTACGAGGTGATCCCTGAAACACCGTCATCTATGGG TGACTGCCTGCGCCGTGTCCAGACCGAGCGGCCACAG CCCCAGACGCTGCAGCTGGATTTCCTGATGAAGATCTTGCCAAACTACCATCACCTAAAGAAGACCATGAAGGCCGCGTCCACTCCGGTCAAGAGCTGA